CTCCGAATCCAGGCCGAATTGGGCTAATCAAATTGATTTCTCCCCGAATTGGGGGAGATTTGAATTTTGTTTTTGGACTAGCACCGTGTATGCTTGCCAGTGCACTACAAGTATTGACCTTTTGTTTGCATGCAAACGAGAACTGAAACGCCCTTTGGCTGGATGGCTGCAGGATGCTTAGCTGTGCCATACTGCATACATTGAATTTGGTTTtggaatggatgtgaaaaggcCAACTCGAGTTATTACTGCAAATCAAAGCAGCAGATTTGCTATACCAATATAGACAAGACCCTGCATTTATTTGGAGATCATGCAAAATTATACTACATTAAAACAgcatcaaaatcttcaaaagaaaatataaattatttgttCGACCTCCACCTCGTTACAAGATACTTGATCAAGCGATTGGCAGTCCCATCGTTTTGCCTACATCTAATCATAACGGTTATTAGCgaaaaaatatacataaattttCCTATATGTATTTTTACTTGCTTAAAAACCAATGCTGACAAATAAATACgataaaaacatcaaaatcaacttttaaaaaatatttttttgttgccGCTGCTAAGCCAAAGAGCAAACAATAGAGCTTACGCAAGCACATAAGACATATTTCttttatataaagaaaataTGTTGTTTTGGGTAGTGAGTAGTGACGCGGTCTTAGAGATATGGTACATCCTGGACTATGGCTTTCTCTCGTAGcacgatttttcttttaaaaaataatattgtacaatgatttttttcatgataATTTTACCCATGTTTTTTATGCATTGGTATTCAAGCTCAACATGTTTCTGTGATTGAAGAAAAACATGAAGAATGTGGGAATGACTAATTGATCACCACCTGTTGAATAACCATATAGACTAACATTAAATAATTAATCCACTTCTCTTGAAAGctctttaattatttatttatagactCCCTCAATATTATTCACTATACTGAAATAAAAACCATTTCATTTGTATCCAATTTTAGATTTCAAGTTTGCTTTTCTGGAAATTCCCCATTTCACATTTTTATTCATataaatatactccatccgtctcaaatTAGTTGTCTTTTTAGGATATAAAATAGTTGTCACAATAGAGTACTACTTATCCCATTAATCACTTCTAATTTAAATTTGTCTCTTTTCTACCCTCAACCATCATTCCATATAcaacaatatattttattaaataataaAGGGTActataatcttttttttaactttaataTGTGCTAAACAATTTAGAATGCCAATAAtgtgggacggagggggtataTAGGAGAGGGGCGTGGCGTCGCGGGATCATACAAAGGCTAGGCGTGTGGCCGTGTGCGTGCGCTGCGCACGAGGAGacgcggagagagagagagagagcgcgcggcTGAGTCGAACCCGTTCGGTCGGGTCGGGTCGGGTCGCGTCGCGTGGGCTGCATGCGTCGGTCgctcgcgccgcggcggcgcgcggcggaggcggcgatggcggcggcgcgcaacCCACGAAACCCTAGGCGCCGCGGGGCCATCCTCGCCGCGGTCACCCCCTTCCTCGCCTTCGCCGACTACCTCAGGCTCCGCCTCGTCGACCGCGCGTGGCGCCTCTActgccgccgcgtcggccaCGCCCCGCCGCCCTTCCCCTGGCTGATGCTCCCCGAGCGGGAGTCGCcgccgggggcgggggcgggggcgcgcCGCGTGTTCTACGACGTGCCCGGCGGGCGGTCGTACGGGTACCGGGTGCCCTCGAGGGACATGCACCGGTGCGTCGCCACGGGGCACGGGTGGGTCGTCATGGTCGCCGTggacgcgccgcgccgcgtgaTGCTGCTCAACCCCATCACCGGCGACCAGAGGATCATGGCGTGGCCGTTCGCCAGGTGGAACGCGCGGTTCCACGCCGTCCTCACGtcgtctcccgccgccggcgaggcggggtGCTTCCTCGTGGTGGTCGCGGACAGGCTCCTCGCCTTCTGCCGCCCCGGCGCCGACTTCCAGGGGTGGGAGACGCTGCGCGCGCCGGGGTTCCGCCACCACGCGGCCCTCagcgacgtcgtcgccgtcggcgccacGGTGTACCTCGTCGACGAGCGGAGGCGGCTGTGGCGGGCCGATCTCGCGGACGAGAACCCCAAGGTGCAGCGCAGGGACACGGGGTTCGCGCTCCCGTCGCTCGAGCTGAGGCGGCACTACCTCGTGGAGTCGCTCGGCCACGTCCTCCTCGTGCTCTCGGACGAGCGCCACAACCGCGTCGCGCTC
The sequence above is drawn from the Oryza glaberrima chromosome 10, OglaRS2, whole genome shotgun sequence genome and encodes:
- the LOC127785997 gene encoding uncharacterized protein LOC127785997, which gives rise to MRRSLAPRRRAAEAAMAAARNPRNPRRRGAILAAVTPFLAFADYLRLRLVDRAWRLYCRRVGHAPPPFPWLMLPERESPPGAGAGARRVFYDVPGGRSYGYRVPSRDMHRCVATGHGWVVMVAVDAPRRVMLLNPITGDQRIMAWPFARWNARFHAVLTSSPAAGEAGCFLVVVADRLLAFCRPGADFQGWETLRAPGFRHHAALSDVVAVGATVYLVDERRRLWRADLADENPKVQRRDTGFALPSLELRRHYLVESLGHVLLVLSDERHNRVALYKLNWDARAWLPIAACPGERVLLLGRGCSAAVPSSSAAGRAPGTVLFAHQPSTLPDVDVAARGQAWFWSESRVGAAPGDLLVLKKTVPHRHGEFPADGDSFWFFPAVDPDENAR